In Fibrobacter sp. UWB15, one genomic interval encodes:
- a CDS encoding SGNH/GDSL hydrolase family protein: protein MDYKTEIKGYDTLVKTATMVTVAALLAAFSMAEAAENYKFDFGEGPVAAGYTQVKANTKYSDSQGYGFESGTVSSVDRLWDDDLTTDFLTAKGDMVFSVALPQGNYEVTFILGDGENESETTVWAENRKLMLDRVTLAGGVFSRQTVSLRRMETKSMDGSVTMSIKDREKDYRTWDKKLTFVISGKAPAVAGIEIKRNDNVTTLWLCGNSTVVDQIMAPWAGWGQMAPGFFKSSLAIANYAESGLTASGFYSMKRLAKILSEVKKGDFVTVQFAHNDQKNQNDVNNYEATLTKYANEIKAKGATPLFVTSTARQNETDPKTAVGGLPERMRALGKKLGVTVLDLNQHSITLGKALGGNKEKMYMYTASDKTHFCEYGAYELARANIEEIKAKVPELAKHLRDDHEAFDSSKPDPLDVLTRAKTPITDGGLIQVEPESSSSEEPESSSSAEIAGPESSSATEGASSGTEDTEGITAAESMMQSNAISGRINGSNLRLEGIDGGAHDISVFDMQGHRIAEFRAMQGNELHITLRQGAYLVKVAQGNRTLGIFKATRR from the coding sequence AACACCAAGTACAGCGACTCGCAGGGCTACGGCTTCGAGAGCGGGACGGTTTCTTCGGTAGACCGCCTGTGGGACGACGACCTCACCACGGATTTCTTGACGGCGAAGGGCGACATGGTTTTCTCGGTGGCGCTCCCGCAAGGCAATTACGAGGTAACGTTCATTCTCGGTGACGGCGAGAATGAAAGCGAAACCACCGTATGGGCCGAAAACCGCAAGCTCATGCTCGACCGCGTCACCCTCGCCGGCGGCGTGTTCAGCAGGCAGACCGTTTCGCTCAGGCGCATGGAAACAAAAAGTATGGACGGCTCGGTGACCATGAGCATCAAGGACCGCGAAAAGGATTACCGCACCTGGGACAAGAAGCTCACCTTCGTCATCAGCGGCAAGGCGCCCGCCGTCGCAGGAATCGAAATCAAGCGAAACGACAACGTGACCACGCTCTGGCTCTGCGGAAACTCCACCGTGGTTGACCAGATTATGGCACCGTGGGCGGGCTGGGGCCAGATGGCCCCGGGATTTTTCAAATCCAGCCTTGCCATCGCGAACTACGCCGAATCGGGCCTTACCGCCAGCGGGTTCTACAGCATGAAGCGCCTCGCAAAGATTCTCTCCGAGGTCAAGAAGGGCGACTTCGTGACCGTGCAGTTCGCGCATAACGACCAAAAGAACCAAAACGACGTAAACAACTACGAAGCGACCCTCACCAAGTACGCAAACGAAATCAAGGCGAAGGGGGCCACTCCGCTATTCGTGACATCCACCGCAAGGCAGAACGAGACCGACCCGAAAACAGCCGTGGGCGGGCTCCCCGAACGCATGCGCGCCCTCGGCAAAAAGCTCGGCGTCACCGTGCTCGACCTGAACCAGCACAGCATCACGCTCGGCAAGGCCCTCGGAGGCAACAAGGAAAAAATGTACATGTACACCGCGAGCGACAAGACGCACTTCTGCGAATACGGCGCCTACGAACTTGCCCGCGCAAACATCGAAGAAATCAAGGCGAAAGTGCCCGAACTCGCCAAGCACCTGCGCGACGATCATGAAGCGTTCGATTCCAGCAAGCCCGACCCGCTCGACGTCCTCACACGGGCAAAGACGCCCATCACCGATGGTGGCTTGATTCAGGTGGAGCCGGAATCCAGCAGTTCCGAAGAGCCGGAATCCTCGTCAAGTGCAGAAATCGCCGGTCCGGAATCGTCCAGCGCAACAGAAGGCGCTTCCTCCGGCACAGAAGATACCGAGGGCATCACCGCCGCCGAATCCATGATGCAAAGCAATGCAATCAGCGGGCGAATCAACGGTAGCAATCTCCGTCTCGAAGGCATCGACGGCGGCGCGCACGACATCAGCGTCTTCGACATGCAAGGCCACCGCATCGCGGAATTCCGCGCCATGCAGGGGAACGAACTCCACATCACCCTGCGGCAAGGCGCCTACCTCGTCAAGGTCGCGCAAGGCAACAGGACCCTCGGGATTTTCAAGGCCACAAGGCGCTAA
- a CDS encoding glycoside hydrolase family 5 protein has protein sequence MKRRILRTAAMAVSVSLVSMSWGATLPTATEIFNKMGFGINIGNTMEVPGNPTGWGNKFPTEAYIDSVKAAGFSTIRIPCAWDSHAKDGVINESWMDSVQTVVDMCMRAGLVTVLNIHWDGGWLEGNLSDDKKDEVNAKQKAYWTQIATRFKNYNERLLFASANEPATTDDNYKHETEILATYHQTFVDAVRATGGNNASRTLVIQGPSTSIDRSVEVYTVDKLPKDVIGNRLMFEVHYYDPYTYTLMNEPANWGAIVEPQYYWGTGDNLATGDDIVHNCGYNAWGGGMGDPCTKSQMDASLGKMKKNYVDKGVPVIIGEFGANDRVGVLTGSNYDKHRKGRLEYYQAFMSSCKANQVVPIAWDTGHEGENNMTIIRRQSEPDGSIFDKDVLDIMRKAYGLGDYVNTGITHVENFVEGGTGTIAVRNGGVTSSFGRVNLRREGAMLYASGAIKLFDMNGNMLRRGTSELSLQGLRQGVYIAKSGNRQLKVSLR, from the coding sequence ATGAAAAGACGCATCCTCAGGACTGCGGCAATGGCCGTTTCCGTGTCTTTGGTTTCGATGTCGTGGGGCGCTACGCTTCCGACTGCGACCGAAATCTTCAATAAAATGGGCTTCGGCATCAACATCGGTAACACGATGGAAGTGCCGGGCAATCCGACCGGGTGGGGCAACAAGTTCCCGACAGAGGCCTACATCGATTCGGTAAAGGCGGCCGGATTCAGCACGATTCGCATTCCTTGCGCCTGGGATAGCCACGCCAAAGACGGAGTCATTAACGAAAGTTGGATGGATTCCGTGCAGACGGTGGTGGACATGTGCATGCGCGCAGGGTTAGTGACGGTTCTCAACATTCATTGGGATGGCGGCTGGCTCGAAGGGAACTTGAGTGACGACAAGAAGGACGAAGTGAACGCCAAGCAGAAGGCGTACTGGACCCAGATTGCCACACGCTTCAAGAACTACAACGAACGCCTGCTTTTCGCGAGCGCAAACGAGCCTGCTACGACTGACGATAATTACAAGCATGAAACCGAAATCTTGGCAACATACCACCAGACTTTCGTGGACGCCGTGCGTGCCACGGGTGGTAACAACGCAAGCCGTACGCTTGTGATTCAAGGGCCTTCTACAAGTATTGACCGCTCGGTTGAAGTCTATACGGTGGATAAGCTCCCGAAAGACGTGATCGGGAACCGTTTGATGTTTGAGGTTCACTACTACGATCCGTACACCTATACGCTGATGAATGAACCTGCCAACTGGGGCGCCATTGTGGAACCGCAGTATTATTGGGGTACGGGCGACAATCTTGCTACGGGTGACGATATCGTCCATAATTGCGGTTACAACGCTTGGGGTGGCGGCATGGGAGATCCTTGCACCAAGAGCCAGATGGATGCATCGCTTGGCAAGATGAAGAAAAATTACGTGGACAAGGGTGTGCCGGTGATTATCGGTGAATTTGGCGCAAATGACCGCGTAGGCGTGCTTACGGGCAGCAACTACGACAAGCACCGCAAAGGTCGCCTTGAATATTACCAGGCGTTCATGAGTTCCTGCAAGGCGAATCAGGTGGTGCCGATTGCTTGGGATACGGGTCACGAAGGTGAAAACAACATGACCATTATCCGCAGGCAGAGTGAGCCCGATGGCTCCATTTTTGACAAAGATGTGCTAGACATTATGCGGAAAGCGTATGGTCTTGGCGACTATGTGAATACGGGAATTACTCATGTTGAAAACTTCGTGGAAGGCGGTACCGGAACGATTGCCGTGCGGAATGGCGGCGTTACGAGTTCTTTTGGTCGCGTTAATCTCCGCCGCGAAGGAGCGATGCTTTATGCTAGTGGAGCCATCAAGCTGTTCGATATGAATGGCAACATGCTCCGCAGAGGAACTTCCGAGCTTTCGTTGCAGGGCTTGCGCCAAGGCGTCTATATCGCCAAAAGCGGTAATCGTCAGTTGAAAGTGAGTCTGCGCTAA
- a CDS encoding immune inhibitor A domain-containing protein, which translates to MKKVLFVYMMAAVCTLVSQVSARPAAPGFQTVSNKDGSSVSIRHFGDEHYHYTETSDGILVMGNGDGSYVYVDQDGSASDFIAKNAVDRTAEEKSFLNGLNQEAVHQKHQELNGDRFPEEEGLIENENFSHVPLMSYNQDGVSAMMLRRPTSERWTVGERWFPVLLVGTNGKAHGDSAEFYDFLNKPGYNKNRNVGSLRDYFLYVSDSLFDPHFDVYPIELNSTLESYGSGDNFREGKFIADGLDVLAKRADFLANAKKYCMRNSNVDGFIFLFPGMEEDALKQSEIFWGHQFWMQSNGSSTGWFPSAYKAGGYTFDKYLFIAQYADGSRNGKINKLGIFAHEFSHVMGLNDHYGRDANDNQVDGPGVYDIMSLGMYNGSSFNEGNAPMGYSAYEKEIMGWMKLTELEADKVYSLKKLSNMQAYSVSNPNQNDEYYIVEYRPAESYDSYIKNVISWNQRGNGVYVWYIDYDKTICVTNNNANGDINHQRVAIKAVQAAKGYYADFSFVNKSGRASVPGVYNIVLDGDERACFTTSQGMSLSACPEESSSSVASSSSVASSSSLAKSSSSVRSSSSEQKSSSSVASSSSMKIVSSSSEMRSSSSAFMSVVDVGAAVPQVRYSLEGRMLHVLADVPGLKDVRLFDMQGHLLYSEKFSGSALALDLAGMSHGAFVVRLTAGNFTSQRKLSCP; encoded by the coding sequence ATGAAAAAGGTGTTATTTGTATACATGATGGCGGCGGTATGCACTCTGGTTTCGCAAGTGAGTGCGCGTCCGGCTGCTCCGGGTTTCCAGACTGTTTCCAACAAAGACGGTAGCTCCGTTTCGATTCGTCATTTCGGTGATGAACATTACCACTATACTGAAACGTCCGACGGAATTTTAGTGATGGGCAACGGAGATGGTAGCTATGTGTATGTGGACCAAGATGGTTCTGCAAGCGATTTTATAGCTAAAAATGCGGTGGATCGCACCGCTGAAGAAAAATCCTTTTTGAACGGTTTAAATCAGGAGGCGGTTCATCAAAAACACCAAGAACTGAATGGTGACCGATTTCCCGAGGAAGAAGGACTAATCGAAAACGAAAATTTTAGCCATGTACCCCTGATGTCGTATAATCAGGATGGTGTGTCTGCTATGATGCTTCGTCGCCCCACTTCTGAAAGATGGACTGTAGGGGAACGCTGGTTCCCGGTACTTTTGGTCGGAACAAATGGCAAGGCTCATGGGGATTCTGCGGAATTCTATGATTTCTTGAACAAACCCGGATACAATAAGAACAGGAATGTGGGTAGCTTGCGCGATTACTTCTTGTATGTGTCAGATAGCCTTTTTGATCCGCATTTTGACGTGTACCCGATAGAACTCAATTCGACACTTGAAAGTTATGGTAGCGGTGACAATTTCCGCGAGGGTAAGTTTATTGCAGATGGATTGGATGTTCTTGCAAAGCGCGCTGATTTCTTGGCGAATGCGAAAAAGTACTGCATGAGAAATTCTAATGTCGATGGATTTATATTCCTGTTCCCCGGTATGGAGGAAGACGCGCTCAAGCAGAGTGAAATTTTTTGGGGACACCAGTTCTGGATGCAGAGCAACGGGTCTTCGACGGGCTGGTTCCCATCGGCGTACAAGGCGGGCGGCTACACCTTTGACAAGTACTTGTTTATAGCTCAATATGCCGATGGGTCTCGAAATGGTAAAATCAATAAATTGGGAATTTTTGCCCACGAATTTAGTCATGTGATGGGCTTGAATGACCATTACGGCAGAGATGCGAATGACAATCAGGTCGATGGTCCGGGTGTTTATGACATTATGTCGCTAGGCATGTACAATGGTTCTTCTTTTAACGAAGGTAATGCTCCTATGGGGTATTCCGCTTACGAAAAAGAAATTATGGGCTGGATGAAGTTGACCGAACTGGAAGCGGACAAGGTTTATTCCCTCAAAAAATTGAGTAATATGCAGGCGTATTCAGTCTCGAATCCGAATCAAAATGATGAATACTACATTGTTGAGTATCGCCCGGCAGAATCTTATGATTCGTATATAAAGAATGTGATCAGTTGGAATCAACGTGGTAATGGTGTATATGTGTGGTATATCGATTACGATAAAACGATTTGTGTGACAAATAATAATGCAAATGGCGATATTAATCACCAACGCGTGGCGATCAAGGCGGTGCAGGCGGCCAAGGGTTATTATGCGGACTTTAGCTTTGTGAACAAGAGTGGCAGGGCCTCTGTGCCTGGTGTTTACAATATTGTGCTTGATGGCGACGAAAGAGCGTGCTTTACGACTTCGCAGGGAATGTCGCTTTCGGCTTGCCCCGAAGAATCAAGCTCGTCTGTTGCAAGCTCTAGCAGTGTGGCAAGTTCCAGTAGTTTGGCCAAAAGTTCTAGCAGCGTACGCAGCTCTAGCAGTGAGCAGAAATCGTCAAGCAGTGTCGCTTCTAGCTCCAGCATGAAGATTGTGTCTTCGTCTAGCGAAATGAGATCCAGCTCGTCGGCGTTTATGAGTGTCGTCGATGTCGGCGCTGCAGTGCCGCAGGTGCGGTACTCGCTGGAAGGCCGAATGCTCCATGTGCTTGCCGATGTGCCAGGCCTTAAGGATGTGCGCCTGTTCGATATGCAAGGCCACCTGCTCTATTCGGAGAAGTTCTCCGGCAGTGCGCTGGCGCTTGATCTTGCGGGCATGAGCCACGGCGCATTCGTGGTGCGCCTGACGGCGGGGAACTTTACTTCGCAACGCAAGTTGTCTTGCCCTTAA
- a CDS encoding TIGR02147 family protein, translated as MNRFLDIYQFTHFRKFLEEYQVARAKEEPSFTRTEICNLLGLEKSRSYFADVVRGKKVSPRMVQKFIEILELDKKEAKYFETLVELDQAKNESIRNAAMQELLKQHPNPQHILNEDAYDYYSHWYNSALFAILDAMDVDDDMTPVQKRIFPKVPLGKLKDSLALLERLGLARKNENGFWKPTKESISSGPYNNAELIKQYQLQCFELSKQALMTPPKQPTVMSTLTFSISSDAYKKLEAELQEFKAKARRIIGEDKEQADGVYQMNIHLFSNLE; from the coding sequence GTGAATCGTTTTTTAGACATATACCAGTTTACTCACTTCCGCAAGTTCTTGGAAGAATACCAGGTTGCCCGCGCCAAAGAGGAGCCCAGTTTTACCCGTACTGAAATTTGCAACCTGCTCGGCCTCGAAAAGAGCCGCAGTTACTTTGCAGATGTTGTCAGGGGCAAAAAGGTTAGCCCCCGCATGGTGCAAAAATTTATTGAAATCCTGGAACTCGACAAAAAAGAAGCCAAATACTTCGAAACCCTGGTCGAACTGGACCAGGCCAAAAACGAATCTATTCGTAACGCCGCGATGCAGGAGCTCTTGAAGCAGCACCCGAACCCGCAGCACATTTTAAACGAAGACGCCTACGACTACTACAGCCACTGGTACAACAGCGCCCTTTTCGCAATCCTCGACGCCATGGACGTGGACGACGACATGACTCCGGTGCAAAAGCGTATATTCCCCAAGGTTCCGCTCGGAAAGCTCAAGGACTCGCTTGCACTCCTGGAGCGTCTCGGACTTGCACGCAAGAACGAAAACGGCTTCTGGAAGCCCACCAAAGAAAGTATCAGCAGCGGCCCCTACAACAACGCCGAACTCATCAAGCAATACCAACTGCAATGCTTCGAACTTTCGAAACAGGCCCTGATGACGCCGCCCAAGCAGCCGACCGTCATGAGCACGCTCACCTTCAGCATTTCAAGTGACGCCTACAAGAAACTCGAGGCGGAGCTACAGGAATTCAAGGCGAAGGCAAGGCGCATTATTGGCGAAGACAAGGAACAAGCCGACGGCGTGTACCAAATGAATATTCACCTGTTCTCAAATTTGGAGTAA
- a CDS encoding LamG-like jellyroll fold domain-containing protein, whose product MTRREMTKFATLAFSMATLFSACAMPEDNGTSTAGVLTETESGHTVAFAIEEDLDHVMVPMSAKKSGTVQFALTKIVDGKTKLMDSATVEYGDYAVFEDITGAYSVVATVTGMDGEKDTLYGVDILKRNDIDTVVVGVRKPATLQISTDYKIWENSDSVSVFAKGDTLCITGTLACKQITKEDIKQGYITLGNIPLFNNGDVAKQIEISNDEDFRAVGVTLNLNAGDTLFVDNVLSIKHLYDIELTLPKSDLFDSLGEYSLDSLIVPIHFWYDSKSYIRSASYYTDKFIDAQNNILLGPRYSRVFAEDSFYAWYVIPKMDSTTTLTAFEGDINWDNVPSSYDRIREFVSEPVTDSLLTTRKVFTDSSFALSFWFELDSLEKDGRLFYSGTDSLGFEIRRCEKDSTALCARIYNGIDTVSTDSIEYGKASVIDGKRHHYSFVIHKKHLTIAIDGETVRDTDLKLSTEFFKLEEIYTGSAPAQDVMLYSFGDFIKYKSDKNWTRLKAWLYAFYEMQK is encoded by the coding sequence ATGACAAGACGAGAAATGACAAAATTTGCAACGCTCGCCTTCTCCATGGCGACACTTTTCAGCGCATGCGCAATGCCCGAAGACAACGGGACCTCTACCGCAGGCGTGCTCACCGAAACCGAATCCGGACACACCGTGGCTTTCGCCATTGAAGAAGATCTTGACCATGTCATGGTCCCCATGTCCGCCAAAAAATCGGGAACAGTCCAGTTTGCCCTGACAAAGATTGTAGACGGGAAAACCAAGTTAATGGATTCCGCCACTGTCGAATACGGGGATTACGCCGTATTCGAAGACATAACGGGCGCATACAGCGTTGTAGCAACCGTAACCGGAATGGACGGCGAAAAAGACACGCTCTACGGCGTCGACATTTTGAAAAGGAACGATATCGACACCGTCGTGGTCGGAGTTCGAAAGCCAGCCACATTACAGATTTCAACCGATTACAAGATTTGGGAAAATTCCGATTCTGTCAGTGTATTCGCCAAAGGCGACACGCTCTGCATTACAGGCACACTCGCTTGCAAGCAAATCACCAAAGAAGACATTAAACAAGGCTATATCACCCTCGGAAACATTCCGCTTTTCAACAATGGCGATGTTGCAAAGCAAATTGAGATTTCTAACGACGAAGATTTCCGCGCTGTCGGAGTCACGCTGAACCTGAACGCCGGCGACACTCTGTTCGTTGACAACGTCTTGAGCATCAAACATCTCTACGACATCGAGCTTACCTTGCCGAAGTCAGACCTGTTCGATTCCCTGGGTGAATACTCGCTAGATTCGCTTATAGTGCCGATCCATTTCTGGTACGACAGCAAATCTTACATAAGAAGCGCCAGTTACTACACAGATAAATTTATTGATGCTCAGAATAACATTCTTCTTGGACCAAGATACAGCAGAGTGTTCGCAGAAGACTCCTTTTACGCCTGGTATGTGATTCCCAAGATGGATTCCACAACCACTTTGACCGCATTCGAAGGAGATATCAACTGGGACAACGTTCCTAGTTCGTATGACCGCATTCGCGAGTTCGTTTCTGAGCCCGTAACCGATTCTCTCCTTACGACCCGCAAGGTATTTACCGACAGCAGTTTCGCACTTTCGTTCTGGTTCGAACTGGATAGTCTTGAAAAAGACGGTCGTCTGTTCTACTCGGGCACCGACAGCCTGGGCTTTGAAATCCGCCGCTGTGAAAAGGATTCCACCGCACTCTGCGCAAGAATCTACAATGGCATCGATACGGTATCGACCGACTCTATCGAATACGGCAAGGCAAGCGTCATTGACGGCAAACGCCACCACTATTCATTCGTCATTCACAAAAAGCACCTGACGATTGCCATAGACGGCGAAACCGTTCGCGACACCGACCTCAAGCTTTCAACGGAATTCTTCAAACTCGAAGAAATCTACACCGGTAGCGCACCAGCGCAAGACGTAATGCTCTACTCCTTCGGCGATTTCATCAAGTACAAGAGCGACAAGAACTGGACCCGCCTCAAGGCCTGGCTCTACGCCTTCTACGAAATGCAGAAATAA
- a CDS encoding A24 family peptidase has product MEEIPLWYSLAVFFVLGACVGSFYNVIVYRMPRGISLINPPSHCPLCKKHIPLYYNLPIIGWIILRGKSACCKQPISIIYPIGESLCGLLGALALYAATGFTTNFTAPVQNLEVWADALALFWLLLGIYPVSAVDFKYKLIPDSISVGGIVAGLVISFIPGGLTPVESIVGAVAAGGGLYLLGWVATKVLNKAAMGFGDVKLLAGFGAIMGVTRAVEVLVVASILGILIMVPYAKISERRAAKKASQNKKASADDAEDEGAGQIPFGPFLAVTAPFMYLWGDALKELYLKLVVGE; this is encoded by the coding sequence ATGGAAGAAATCCCTCTTTGGTACAGTCTAGCCGTATTTTTTGTGCTGGGAGCCTGTGTCGGTAGTTTTTACAACGTGATTGTGTATCGCATGCCCCGCGGAATTTCCTTGATTAATCCGCCGTCGCACTGTCCTTTGTGCAAAAAGCATATTCCGCTGTATTACAACTTGCCTATTATTGGTTGGATTATTCTAAGAGGAAAAAGCGCTTGCTGTAAGCAGCCTATCAGTATCATTTACCCCATCGGGGAATCCCTGTGTGGCCTTTTGGGGGCGCTCGCCCTTTATGCGGCTACCGGCTTTACCACGAATTTTACTGCCCCGGTACAGAACCTTGAAGTCTGGGCCGATGCCTTGGCGCTCTTCTGGTTGCTGCTGGGCATTTATCCGGTGAGTGCGGTTGACTTTAAGTACAAATTAATTCCTGATTCCATTTCGGTGGGCGGCATTGTGGCGGGTCTCGTGATTTCGTTTATTCCGGGTGGATTGACTCCGGTTGAAAGTATCGTGGGCGCCGTCGCGGCGGGCGGTGGACTTTACCTGCTCGGCTGGGTGGCGACCAAGGTGCTGAACAAGGCCGCCATGGGCTTCGGCGATGTCAAGTTGCTGGCCGGCTTTGGCGCGATTATGGGTGTGACCCGCGCGGTCGAAGTCTTGGTGGTCGCTTCGATTCTTGGCATTCTCATTATGGTGCCGTACGCAAAGATTTCCGAACGCAGGGCTGCTAAAAAGGCTTCACAAAATAAAAAAGCTTCCGCAGATGACGCGGAAGACGAAGGTGCCGGACAGATTCCCTTTGGCCCGTTCCTTGCTGTGACCGCCCCGTTTATGTATTTGTGGGGCGACGCATTGAAGGAACTTTATTTGAAACTCGTCGTGGGCGAGTAA
- a CDS encoding 4'-phosphopantetheinyl transferase superfamily protein — protein MNENKIHRLDVETPLGVVHLAGFAQKPEHRPVIFGILSEFCGESVTAADLVESKENTRPEFPKLDFDVNWTHSGGFCVCAFGERGSRGSLRIGVDLERYSPKRLHLAERFFSKEESAMLACLDEACAMQEFFKLWCRKEAFYKCVGGEFFEGTLRRNMQKNPVLVDAPDSKQIEVHFADLDAAVVDCPISAALCVAVSAF, from the coding sequence ATGAACGAAAATAAAATCCATAGGCTCGATGTGGAAACTCCATTGGGGGTGGTTCACTTGGCTGGCTTTGCCCAAAAGCCAGAACACCGCCCGGTGATTTTCGGGATTTTGTCGGAGTTCTGCGGCGAATCTGTAACGGCGGCGGACTTGGTGGAATCCAAGGAAAATACACGCCCCGAGTTCCCGAAACTTGACTTTGACGTGAACTGGACTCATTCCGGTGGGTTTTGTGTGTGCGCCTTTGGTGAACGCGGCTCGCGGGGGAGTCTGCGAATCGGAGTCGATTTGGAGCGGTATTCGCCGAAGCGTTTACACCTTGCCGAAAGGTTCTTTAGCAAAGAGGAATCGGCAATGCTTGCGTGCCTCGATGAAGCGTGCGCGATGCAGGAATTCTTTAAGCTATGGTGCCGCAAAGAGGCCTTTTATAAGTGCGTGGGTGGAGAATTCTTTGAAGGAACTCTCCGTCGCAATATGCAAAAAAATCCGGTGCTTGTCGATGCACCGGATTCAAAACAGATCGAGGTTCATTTTGCGGACTTGGATGCGGCCGTCGTCGACTGCCCGATTTCCGCCGCACTCTGCGTGGCCGTCTCTGCGTTCTAG
- a CDS encoding DASS family sodium-coupled anion symporter: MTKAKFIKFIIASVLAIVALFLPYESLGFDAASPMGILNPLEIRVIGVFVMAALFWILQPFPIWSTSMLVIVLMIVTMSDSSLTPFRVDGVTMISHKSIMATFANPIIMLFLGGFFLAAAATKYKMDLNLARVLLKPFGKNPKFVLLGLMLITAVFSMFMSNTATAAMMLAILAPVLKLFDEDDRGKAAFALAIPLGANIGGMGTPIGTPPNAIALGALNDAIARGDLVANPVSFGQWMAFGIPYVIVLMVLAWILLLKIYPIKMKEMVLNIEGAGKFDTSPKAIIVYITFVVCVLLWVTGKGVHGINDNAIAMIPMAVFALTGVITKKDLNAMSWDVLWLVAGGFALGVGLNATGLAAHLIKTIPFASWSPIALMVGCGIICLFMANFMSHTSTATLLVPILCAVGIACQGNLTGLGGVTALLVSVAFASSLGMSLPISTPPNALAHATGYTDTRGMAITGVVMGLGGLVLSWVMMIVLAKVHFFG, encoded by the coding sequence ATGACAAAGGCTAAATTCATCAAGTTCATCATCGCGTCGGTGCTCGCCATCGTCGCCCTCTTCTTGCCCTACGAATCCCTCGGATTCGATGCCGCAAGCCCCATGGGAATCCTGAATCCGCTCGAAATTCGCGTTATTGGCGTTTTCGTGATGGCGGCTCTGTTCTGGATTCTGCAACCGTTCCCGATCTGGTCGACCTCGATGCTCGTCATTGTGCTCATGATCGTGACGATGTCCGATTCGTCCCTGACGCCTTTCCGCGTGGACGGCGTGACCATGATCAGCCATAAGTCCATTATGGCAACGTTTGCAAACCCGATTATCATGCTCTTCTTGGGCGGCTTCTTCCTCGCTGCAGCCGCTACCAAGTACAAGATGGACTTGAACCTCGCCCGCGTGCTCCTGAAGCCCTTCGGCAAGAACCCGAAGTTCGTGCTTCTCGGTCTCATGCTTATTACGGCCGTGTTCTCCATGTTCATGAGCAACACCGCAACCGCCGCCATGATGCTTGCCATTCTCGCCCCGGTGCTCAAACTCTTCGACGAAGATGACCGCGGTAAAGCAGCCTTTGCCCTCGCTATTCCGCTGGGTGCCAACATCGGTGGTATGGGCACCCCGATCGGTACTCCCCCGAACGCTATCGCCCTTGGTGCCTTGAACGACGCTATTGCCCGTGGCGACCTCGTTGCTAACCCGGTGAGTTTCGGTCAGTGGATGGCCTTCGGTATTCCGTACGTGATTGTTTTGATGGTGCTTGCCTGGATCCTCCTCCTCAAGATCTACCCGATCAAGATGAAGGAAATGGTCCTGAACATTGAAGGTGCCGGCAAGTTCGATACCAGCCCCAAGGCCATTATCGTGTACATTACCTTTGTCGTGTGTGTGCTCCTGTGGGTGACCGGTAAGGGTGTCCACGGCATTAACGATAACGCAATTGCTATGATCCCGATGGCTGTGTTTGCTCTCACTGGCGTGATCACTAAGAAAGACCTGAACGCAATGAGCTGGGACGTGCTCTGGCTCGTGGCTGGCGGTTTTGCTCTGGGTGTTGGCCTCAACGCTACTGGCCTTGCCGCTCACTTGATCAAGACGATTCCGTTTGCAAGCTGGTCTCCGATTGCTCTTATGGTGGGTTGCGGTATCATCTGCTTGTTCATGGCTAACTTCATGAGCCACACTTCTACCGCTACCTTGCTAGTGCCGATTCTTTGCGCCGTGGGTATCGCTTGCCAGGGCAACCTGACTGGCCTCGGTGGCGTGACCGCTCTCCTCGTGTCCGTTGCGTTTGCAAGCTCTCTGGGCATGAGCCTCCCGATTTCTACTCCTCCCAACGCACTTGCCCACGCAACGGGTTACACCGATACGCGCGGCATGGCCATTACCGGTGTCGTCATGGGCCTCGGTGGCTTGGTGCTTTCTTGGGTGATGATGATTGTCCTTGCGAAGGTTCACTTCTTCGGATAA